The following coding sequences are from one Lolium rigidum isolate FL_2022 chromosome 6, APGP_CSIRO_Lrig_0.1, whole genome shotgun sequence window:
- the LOC124667135 gene encoding pathogen-related protein-like: MAAPAGDSSGGDRYRSHLAGEGEKNTVWRHGAPPTYDAVNSLFESGRTQEWPKGSLEETVQNAIKTWEMELSHKARLADFKSVSPGKFTLSVNGGRALTGEETLAVGSYNALLASPILPATGAYDAAAETFESSHDLFRSAFPRGFAWEVVKVYSGPPVIAFKFRHWGHMEGPYKGHAPTGDKVEFYGVAVLKVDEQLRAEDVEVFYDPGELLAGLIKGAKNEDDGEAAALAGRLKEAATVSASTAADPPQQACPFLGSAKQE; encoded by the exons atggcggcacCAGCGGGCGACTCCTCCGGCGGCGACAGGTACAGGTCTCACCTGGCCGGCGAGGGCGAGAAGAACACCGTGTGGCGGCACGGCGCGCCGCCGACGTACGACGCCGTGAACAGCCTCTTCGAGTCCGGTAGGACGCAG GAATGGCCGAAGGGGTCGCTGGAGGAGACGGTGCAGAACGCGATCAAGACGTGGGAGATGGAGCTCTCGCACAAGGCCCGCCTCGCCGACTTCAAGTCCGTCAGCCCTGGGAAGTTCACCCTCTCCGTCAACGGCGGCCGCGCCCTCACGGGGGAGGAGACGCTGGCCGTGGGCAGCTACAACGCGCTGCTCGCGAGCCCGATCCTCCCGGCCACCGGCGCctacgacgccgccgccgagacCTTCGAGTCCTCCCACGACCTCTTCCGCTCCGCCTTCCCACGCGGGTTCGCGTGGGAGGTCGTCAAGGTCTACTCCGGCCCGCCGGTCATCGCCTTCAAGTTCCGGCACTGGGGACACATGGAGGGGCCCTACAAGGGCCACGCCCCCACCGGCGATAAGGTCGAGTTCTACGGCGTCGCCGTCCTCAAG GTGGACGAGCAGCTGCGGGCGGAGGACGTGGAGGTGTTCTACGACCCAGGGGAGCTTCTCGCCGGGCTTATAAAGGGCGCCAAGAACGAGGACGACGGGGAAGCGGCGGCGCTCGCTGGCAGGCTCAAGGAAGCGGCTACCGTGTCGGCATCCACTGCTGCTGACCCGCCGCAGCAGGCCTGCCCCTTCCTTGGCTCCGCAAAGCAGGAGTGA